One Pyrofollis japonicus DNA window includes the following coding sequences:
- the tuf gene encoding translation elongation factor EF-1 subunit alpha produces the protein MSQQKPHLNLVVIGHVDHGKSTLVGHLLFRLGFVDEKTIKMLEEEAKKKGKESFKYAWLLDKLKEERERGVTIDLSFVKFETKKYYFTIIDAPGHRDFVKNMITGASQADAAILVVSARKGEFEAGMSPEGQTREHLILAKTMGIDQLIVAVNKMDATEPPYSKERYEQIVAVLKKFMKGLGYKVDEIPFIPVSAWTGENLIERSPNMPWYNGPTLVEALDNYIKPPKKPVDKPLRIPIQNVYVIPGVGTVPVGRVETGVLRVGDKIVFMPPGVTGEVRSIEMHHQPLQQAEPGDNIGFNVRGVSKKDIKRGDVAGHLDNPPTVAEEFTARVFIIWHPSAVTVGYTPVIHAHTASVAARIVEIQAKLDPRTGQVVEKNPQFLKMGDAAIVKFKPIKPMVIEKFSEFPQLGRFAMRDMGKTIGIGVVIDVKPAKVEIRKK, from the coding sequence ATGAGTCAGCAGAAGCCGCACCTTAACCTCGTAGTGATAGGCCACGTTGACCACGGTAAGAGCACGCTGGTAGGTCACCTGCTATTCCGTCTAGGATTCGTTGACGAGAAGACGATAAAGATGCTAGAGGAAGAGGCCAAGAAGAAGGGTAAGGAGTCATTCAAGTATGCGTGGTTGCTCGACAAGCTAAAGGAAGAGAGGGAGCGCGGTGTAACCATTGACCTGAGCTTCGTAAAGTTCGAGACAAAGAAGTACTACTTCACAATCATCGATGCGCCAGGCCACAGAGACTTCGTAAAGAACATGATTACTGGTGCGAGCCAAGCAGACGCAGCAATTCTAGTAGTATCGGCCAGAAAGGGCGAATTCGAAGCAGGTATGAGCCCAGAGGGCCAGACAAGAGAGCACCTCATCCTAGCCAAGACAATGGGTATTGACCAGCTAATTGTAGCAGTAAACAAGATGGATGCAACCGAGCCACCTTACAGCAAGGAGAGGTATGAACAGATAGTAGCAGTGCTCAAGAAGTTCATGAAGGGCCTTGGCTACAAGGTAGACGAGATACCATTCATACCGGTATCGGCGTGGACCGGCGAGAACCTCATTGAGCGCAGCCCCAACATGCCATGGTACAATGGCCCAACCCTAGTAGAGGCCCTAGACAACTACATTAAGCCGCCAAAGAAGCCTGTAGACAAGCCTCTCAGGATACCAATACAGAACGTCTATGTCATACCGGGTGTAGGTACTGTCCCGGTAGGCCGCGTCGAGACAGGTGTACTAAGGGTAGGCGACAAGATAGTATTCATGCCACCTGGCGTAACAGGCGAAGTGAGAAGCATCGAGATGCACCACCAGCCACTGCAGCAGGCAGAGCCAGGCGACAACATAGGCTTTAACGTACGTGGTGTATCAAAGAAGGACATTAAGCGCGGCGACGTTGCAGGACACCTAGACAACCCGCCAACAGTAGCAGAGGAGTTCACAGCAAGAGTCTTCATAATATGGCACCCAAGCGCAGTGACAGTAGGCTACACTCCAGTAATACACGCGCACACAGCTAGCGTGGCAGCTAGAATAGTAGAGATACAGGCAAAGCTAGATCCAAGGACCGGCCAAGTAGTTGAGAAGAATCCACAGTTCCTAAAGATGGGTGACGCTGCAATAGTGAAGTTCAAACCGATAAA